From Symphalangus syndactylus isolate Jambi chromosome X, NHGRI_mSymSyn1-v2.1_pri, whole genome shotgun sequence, the proteins below share one genomic window:
- the PORCN gene encoding protein-serine O-palmitoleoyltransferase porcupine isoform X9 gives MGLKCMPSHHHRTGLFTALERQRSIHLAIHPWGSAMATFSRQEFFQQLLQGCLLPTAQQGLDQIWLLLAICLACRLLWRLGLPSYLKHASTVAGGFFSLYHFFQLHMVWVVLLSLLCYLVLFLCRHSSHRGVFLSVTILIYLLMGEMHMVDTVTWHKMRGAQMIVAMKAVSLGFDLDRGEVGTVPSPVEFMGYLYFVGTIVFGPWISFHSYLQAVQGRPLSCRWLQKVARSLALALLCLVLSTCVGPYLFPYFIPLDGDRLLRKWLRAYESAVSFHFSNYFVGFLSEATATLAGAGFTEEKDHLEWDLTVSKPLNVELPRSMVEVVTSWNLPMSYWLNNYVFKNALRLGTFSAVLVTYAASALLHGFSFHLAAVLLSLAFITYVEHVLRKRLARILSACVLSKRCPPDCSHQHRLGLGVRALNLLFGALAIFHLAYLGSLFDVDVDDTTEEQGYGMAYTVHKWSELSWASHWVTFGCWIFYRLIG, from the exons ATGGGCCTGAAATGTATGCCATCCCATCACCATCGGACTGGACTGTTCACAGCACTGGAGAGACAGAG ATCTATCCATCTGGCCATCCATCCGTGGGGGTCCGCAATGGCCACCTTCAGCCGCCAGGAATTTTTCCAGCAGCTACTGCAAGGCTGTCTCCTGCCTACTGCCCAGCAGGGCCTTGACCAGATCTGGCTGCTCCTTGCCATCTGCCTCGCCTGCCGCCTCCTCTGGAGGCTCG GGTTGCCATCCTACCTGAAGCATGCAAGCACCGTGGCAGGCGGGTTCTTCAGCCTCTACCACTTCTTCCAGCTGCACATGGTTTGGGTCGTGCTGCTCAGCCTCCTGTGCTACCTCGTGCTGTTCCTCTGCCGACATTCCTCCCATCGAGGCGTCTTCCTCTCCGTCACCATCCTCATCTACCTACTTATGGG TGAGATGCACATGGTAGACACCGTGACATGGCACAAGATGCGAG GGGCACAGATGATTGTGGCCATGAAGGCAGTGTCTCTGGGCTTCGACCTGGACCGGGGCGAGGTGGGTACGGTGCCCTCGCCAGTGGAGTTCATGGGCTACCTCTACTTCGTGGGCACCATCGTCTTCGGGCCCTGGATATCCTTCCACAGCTACCTACAAGCTGTCCAAGGCCGCCCACTG AGCTGCCGATGGCTGCAGAAGGTGGCCCGGAGCCTGGCACTGGCCCTGCTGTGCCTTGTGCTGTCCACTTGCGTGGGCCCCTACCTCTTCCCGTACTTCATCCCCCTTGACGGTGACCGCCTCCTTCGCAA GTGGCTGCGAGCCTACGAGAGTGCTGTCTCCTTCCACTTCAGCAACTATTTTGTGGGCTTTCTTTCCGAGGCCACAGCCACGTTGGCAGGGGCTGGCTTTACCGAGGAGAAGGATCACCTGGAATG GGACCTGACGGTGTCCAAGCCACTGAATGTGGAGCTGCCTCGGTCAATGGTGGAAGTTGTCACAAGCTGGAACCTGCCCATGTCTTATTGGCTAAATAACT ATGTTTTCAAGAATGCTCTCCGCCTGGGGACCTTCTCGGCTGTGCTGGTCACCTATGCAGCCAGCGCCCTCCTACAT GGCTTCAGTTTCCACCTGGCTGCGGTCCTGCTGTCCCTGGCTTTTATCACTTATGTGGAGCATG tCCTCCGGAAGCGCCTGGCTCGGATCCTCAGTGCCTGTGTCTTGTCAAAGCGGTGCCCGCCAGACTGTTCGCACCAGCATCGCTTG GGCCTGGGGGTGCGAGCCTTAAACTTGCTCTTTGGAGCTCTGGCTATCTTCCACCTGGCCTACCTGGGCTCCCTGTTTGATGTCGACGTGGACGACACCACAGAGGAGCAG
- the PORCN gene encoding protein-serine O-palmitoleoyltransferase porcupine isoform X3, translated as MGLKCMPSHHHRTGLFTALERQRSFIHSRSIHLAIHPWGSAMATFSRQEFFQQLLQGCLLPTAQQGLDQIWLLLAICLACRLLWRLGLPSYLKHASTVAGGFFSLYHFFQLHMVWVVLLSLLCYLVLFLCRHSSHRGVFLSVTILIYLLMGEMHMVDTVTWHKMRGAQMIVAMKAVSLGFDLDRGEVGTVPSPVEFMGYLYFVGTIVFGPWISFHSYLQAVQGRPLSCRWLQKVARSLALALLCLVLSTCVGPYLFPYFIPLDGDRLLRNKKRKARGTMVRWLRAYESAVSFHFSNYFVGFLSEATATLAGAGFTEEKDHLEWDLTVSKPLNVELPRSMVEVVTSWNLPMSYWLNNYVFKNALRLGTFSAVLVTYAASALLHGFSFHLAAVLLSLAFITYVEHVLRKRLARILSACVLSKRCPPDCSHQHRLGLGVRALNLLFGALAIFHLAYLGSLFDVDVDDTTEEQGYGMAYTVHKWSELSWASHWVTFGCWIFYRLIG; from the exons ATGGGCCTGAAATGTATGCCATCCCATCACCATCGGACTGGACTGTTCACAGCACTGGAGAGACAGAGGTCCTTCATTCACTCCAG ATCTATCCATCTGGCCATCCATCCGTGGGGGTCCGCAATGGCCACCTTCAGCCGCCAGGAATTTTTCCAGCAGCTACTGCAAGGCTGTCTCCTGCCTACTGCCCAGCAGGGCCTTGACCAGATCTGGCTGCTCCTTGCCATCTGCCTCGCCTGCCGCCTCCTCTGGAGGCTCG GGTTGCCATCCTACCTGAAGCATGCAAGCACCGTGGCAGGCGGGTTCTTCAGCCTCTACCACTTCTTCCAGCTGCACATGGTTTGGGTCGTGCTGCTCAGCCTCCTGTGCTACCTCGTGCTGTTCCTCTGCCGACATTCCTCCCATCGAGGCGTCTTCCTCTCCGTCACCATCCTCATCTACCTACTTATGGG TGAGATGCACATGGTAGACACCGTGACATGGCACAAGATGCGAG GGGCACAGATGATTGTGGCCATGAAGGCAGTGTCTCTGGGCTTCGACCTGGACCGGGGCGAGGTGGGTACGGTGCCCTCGCCAGTGGAGTTCATGGGCTACCTCTACTTCGTGGGCACCATCGTCTTCGGGCCCTGGATATCCTTCCACAGCTACCTACAAGCTGTCCAAGGCCGCCCACTG AGCTGCCGATGGCTGCAGAAGGTGGCCCGGAGCCTGGCACTGGCCCTGCTGTGCCTTGTGCTGTCCACTTGCGTGGGCCCCTACCTCTTCCCGTACTTCATCCCCCTTGACGGTGACCGCCTCCTTCGCAA CAAGAAACGCAAAGCCAG GGGCACCATGGTAAG GTGGCTGCGAGCCTACGAGAGTGCTGTCTCCTTCCACTTCAGCAACTATTTTGTGGGCTTTCTTTCCGAGGCCACAGCCACGTTGGCAGGGGCTGGCTTTACCGAGGAGAAGGATCACCTGGAATG GGACCTGACGGTGTCCAAGCCACTGAATGTGGAGCTGCCTCGGTCAATGGTGGAAGTTGTCACAAGCTGGAACCTGCCCATGTCTTATTGGCTAAATAACT ATGTTTTCAAGAATGCTCTCCGCCTGGGGACCTTCTCGGCTGTGCTGGTCACCTATGCAGCCAGCGCCCTCCTACAT GGCTTCAGTTTCCACCTGGCTGCGGTCCTGCTGTCCCTGGCTTTTATCACTTATGTGGAGCATG tCCTCCGGAAGCGCCTGGCTCGGATCCTCAGTGCCTGTGTCTTGTCAAAGCGGTGCCCGCCAGACTGTTCGCACCAGCATCGCTTG GGCCTGGGGGTGCGAGCCTTAAACTTGCTCTTTGGAGCTCTGGCTATCTTCCACCTGGCCTACCTGGGCTCCCTGTTTGATGTCGACGTGGACGACACCACAGAGGAGCAG
- the PORCN gene encoding protein-serine O-palmitoleoyltransferase porcupine isoform X5, with translation MGLKCMPSHHHRTGLFTALERQRSFIHSRSIHLAIHPWGSAMATFSRQEFFQQLLQGCLLPTAQQGLDQIWLLLAICLACRLLWRLGLPSYLKHASTVAGGFFSLYHFFQLHMVWVVLLSLLCYLVLFLCRHSSHRGVFLSVTILIYLLMGEMHMVDTVTWHKMRGAQMIVAMKAVSLGFDLDRGEVGTVPSPVEFMGYLYFVGTIVFGPWISFHSYLQAVQGRPLSCRWLQKVARSLALALLCLVLSTCVGPYLFPYFIPLDGDRLLRNKKRKARWLRAYESAVSFHFSNYFVGFLSEATATLAGAGFTEEKDHLEWDLTVSKPLNVELPRSMVEVVTSWNLPMSYWLNNYVFKNALRLGTFSAVLVTYAASALLHGFSFHLAAVLLSLAFITYVEHVLRKRLARILSACVLSKRCPPDCSHQHRLGLGVRALNLLFGALAIFHLAYLGSLFDVDVDDTTEEQGYGMAYTVHKWSELSWASHWVTFGCWIFYRLIG, from the exons ATGGGCCTGAAATGTATGCCATCCCATCACCATCGGACTGGACTGTTCACAGCACTGGAGAGACAGAGGTCCTTCATTCACTCCAG ATCTATCCATCTGGCCATCCATCCGTGGGGGTCCGCAATGGCCACCTTCAGCCGCCAGGAATTTTTCCAGCAGCTACTGCAAGGCTGTCTCCTGCCTACTGCCCAGCAGGGCCTTGACCAGATCTGGCTGCTCCTTGCCATCTGCCTCGCCTGCCGCCTCCTCTGGAGGCTCG GGTTGCCATCCTACCTGAAGCATGCAAGCACCGTGGCAGGCGGGTTCTTCAGCCTCTACCACTTCTTCCAGCTGCACATGGTTTGGGTCGTGCTGCTCAGCCTCCTGTGCTACCTCGTGCTGTTCCTCTGCCGACATTCCTCCCATCGAGGCGTCTTCCTCTCCGTCACCATCCTCATCTACCTACTTATGGG TGAGATGCACATGGTAGACACCGTGACATGGCACAAGATGCGAG GGGCACAGATGATTGTGGCCATGAAGGCAGTGTCTCTGGGCTTCGACCTGGACCGGGGCGAGGTGGGTACGGTGCCCTCGCCAGTGGAGTTCATGGGCTACCTCTACTTCGTGGGCACCATCGTCTTCGGGCCCTGGATATCCTTCCACAGCTACCTACAAGCTGTCCAAGGCCGCCCACTG AGCTGCCGATGGCTGCAGAAGGTGGCCCGGAGCCTGGCACTGGCCCTGCTGTGCCTTGTGCTGTCCACTTGCGTGGGCCCCTACCTCTTCCCGTACTTCATCCCCCTTGACGGTGACCGCCTCCTTCGCAA CAAGAAACGCAAAGCCAG GTGGCTGCGAGCCTACGAGAGTGCTGTCTCCTTCCACTTCAGCAACTATTTTGTGGGCTTTCTTTCCGAGGCCACAGCCACGTTGGCAGGGGCTGGCTTTACCGAGGAGAAGGATCACCTGGAATG GGACCTGACGGTGTCCAAGCCACTGAATGTGGAGCTGCCTCGGTCAATGGTGGAAGTTGTCACAAGCTGGAACCTGCCCATGTCTTATTGGCTAAATAACT ATGTTTTCAAGAATGCTCTCCGCCTGGGGACCTTCTCGGCTGTGCTGGTCACCTATGCAGCCAGCGCCCTCCTACAT GGCTTCAGTTTCCACCTGGCTGCGGTCCTGCTGTCCCTGGCTTTTATCACTTATGTGGAGCATG tCCTCCGGAAGCGCCTGGCTCGGATCCTCAGTGCCTGTGTCTTGTCAAAGCGGTGCCCGCCAGACTGTTCGCACCAGCATCGCTTG GGCCTGGGGGTGCGAGCCTTAAACTTGCTCTTTGGAGCTCTGGCTATCTTCCACCTGGCCTACCTGGGCTCCCTGTTTGATGTCGACGTGGACGACACCACAGAGGAGCAG
- the PORCN gene encoding protein-serine O-palmitoleoyltransferase porcupine isoform X8 — MGLKCMPSHHHRTGLFTALERQRSFIHSRSIHLAIHPWGSAMATFSRQEFFQQLLQGCLLPTAQQGLDQIWLLLAICLACRLLWRLGLPSYLKHASTVAGGFFSLYHFFQLHMVWVVLLSLLCYLVLFLCRHSSHRGVFLSVTILIYLLMGEMHMVDTVTWHKMRGAQMIVAMKAVSLGFDLDRGEVGTVPSPVEFMGYLYFVGTIVFGPWISFHSYLQAVQGRPLSCRWLQKVARSLALALLCLVLSTCVGPYLFPYFIPLDGDRLLRKWLRAYESAVSFHFSNYFVGFLSEATATLAGAGFTEEKDHLEWDLTVSKPLNVELPRSMVEVVTSWNLPMSYWLNNYVFKNALRLGTFSAVLVTYAASALLHGFSFHLAAVLLSLAFITYVEHVLRKRLARILSACVLSKRCPPDCSHQHRLGLGVRALNLLFGALAIFHLAYLGSLFDVDVDDTTEEQGYGMAYTVHKWSELSWASHWVTFGCWIFYRLIG; from the exons ATGGGCCTGAAATGTATGCCATCCCATCACCATCGGACTGGACTGTTCACAGCACTGGAGAGACAGAGGTCCTTCATTCACTCCAG ATCTATCCATCTGGCCATCCATCCGTGGGGGTCCGCAATGGCCACCTTCAGCCGCCAGGAATTTTTCCAGCAGCTACTGCAAGGCTGTCTCCTGCCTACTGCCCAGCAGGGCCTTGACCAGATCTGGCTGCTCCTTGCCATCTGCCTCGCCTGCCGCCTCCTCTGGAGGCTCG GGTTGCCATCCTACCTGAAGCATGCAAGCACCGTGGCAGGCGGGTTCTTCAGCCTCTACCACTTCTTCCAGCTGCACATGGTTTGGGTCGTGCTGCTCAGCCTCCTGTGCTACCTCGTGCTGTTCCTCTGCCGACATTCCTCCCATCGAGGCGTCTTCCTCTCCGTCACCATCCTCATCTACCTACTTATGGG TGAGATGCACATGGTAGACACCGTGACATGGCACAAGATGCGAG GGGCACAGATGATTGTGGCCATGAAGGCAGTGTCTCTGGGCTTCGACCTGGACCGGGGCGAGGTGGGTACGGTGCCCTCGCCAGTGGAGTTCATGGGCTACCTCTACTTCGTGGGCACCATCGTCTTCGGGCCCTGGATATCCTTCCACAGCTACCTACAAGCTGTCCAAGGCCGCCCACTG AGCTGCCGATGGCTGCAGAAGGTGGCCCGGAGCCTGGCACTGGCCCTGCTGTGCCTTGTGCTGTCCACTTGCGTGGGCCCCTACCTCTTCCCGTACTTCATCCCCCTTGACGGTGACCGCCTCCTTCGCAA GTGGCTGCGAGCCTACGAGAGTGCTGTCTCCTTCCACTTCAGCAACTATTTTGTGGGCTTTCTTTCCGAGGCCACAGCCACGTTGGCAGGGGCTGGCTTTACCGAGGAGAAGGATCACCTGGAATG GGACCTGACGGTGTCCAAGCCACTGAATGTGGAGCTGCCTCGGTCAATGGTGGAAGTTGTCACAAGCTGGAACCTGCCCATGTCTTATTGGCTAAATAACT ATGTTTTCAAGAATGCTCTCCGCCTGGGGACCTTCTCGGCTGTGCTGGTCACCTATGCAGCCAGCGCCCTCCTACAT GGCTTCAGTTTCCACCTGGCTGCGGTCCTGCTGTCCCTGGCTTTTATCACTTATGTGGAGCATG tCCTCCGGAAGCGCCTGGCTCGGATCCTCAGTGCCTGTGTCTTGTCAAAGCGGTGCCCGCCAGACTGTTCGCACCAGCATCGCTTG GGCCTGGGGGTGCGAGCCTTAAACTTGCTCTTTGGAGCTCTGGCTATCTTCCACCTGGCCTACCTGGGCTCCCTGTTTGATGTCGACGTGGACGACACCACAGAGGAGCAG
- the PORCN gene encoding protein-serine O-palmitoleoyltransferase porcupine isoform X6 encodes MGLKCMPSHHHRTGLFTALERQRSIHLAIHPWGSAMATFSRQEFFQQLLQGCLLPTAQQGLDQIWLLLAICLACRLLWRLGLPSYLKHASTVAGGFFSLYHFFQLHMVWVVLLSLLCYLVLFLCRHSSHRGVFLSVTILIYLLMGEMHMVDTVTWHKMRGAQMIVAMKAVSLGFDLDRGEVGTVPSPVEFMGYLYFVGTIVFGPWISFHSYLQAVQGRPLSCRWLQKVARSLALALLCLVLSTCVGPYLFPYFIPLDGDRLLRNKKRKARGTMVRWLRAYESAVSFHFSNYFVGFLSEATATLAGAGFTEEKDHLEWDLTVSKPLNVELPRSMVEVVTSWNLPMSYWLNNYVFKNALRLGTFSAVLVTYAASALLHGFSFHLAAVLLSLAFITYVEHVLRKRLARILSACVLSKRCPPDCSHQHRLGLGVRALNLLFGALAIFHLAYLGSLFDVDVDDTTEEQGYGMAYTVHKWSELSWASHWVTFGCWIFYRLIG; translated from the exons ATGGGCCTGAAATGTATGCCATCCCATCACCATCGGACTGGACTGTTCACAGCACTGGAGAGACAGAG ATCTATCCATCTGGCCATCCATCCGTGGGGGTCCGCAATGGCCACCTTCAGCCGCCAGGAATTTTTCCAGCAGCTACTGCAAGGCTGTCTCCTGCCTACTGCCCAGCAGGGCCTTGACCAGATCTGGCTGCTCCTTGCCATCTGCCTCGCCTGCCGCCTCCTCTGGAGGCTCG GGTTGCCATCCTACCTGAAGCATGCAAGCACCGTGGCAGGCGGGTTCTTCAGCCTCTACCACTTCTTCCAGCTGCACATGGTTTGGGTCGTGCTGCTCAGCCTCCTGTGCTACCTCGTGCTGTTCCTCTGCCGACATTCCTCCCATCGAGGCGTCTTCCTCTCCGTCACCATCCTCATCTACCTACTTATGGG TGAGATGCACATGGTAGACACCGTGACATGGCACAAGATGCGAG GGGCACAGATGATTGTGGCCATGAAGGCAGTGTCTCTGGGCTTCGACCTGGACCGGGGCGAGGTGGGTACGGTGCCCTCGCCAGTGGAGTTCATGGGCTACCTCTACTTCGTGGGCACCATCGTCTTCGGGCCCTGGATATCCTTCCACAGCTACCTACAAGCTGTCCAAGGCCGCCCACTG AGCTGCCGATGGCTGCAGAAGGTGGCCCGGAGCCTGGCACTGGCCCTGCTGTGCCTTGTGCTGTCCACTTGCGTGGGCCCCTACCTCTTCCCGTACTTCATCCCCCTTGACGGTGACCGCCTCCTTCGCAA CAAGAAACGCAAAGCCAG GGGCACCATGGTAAG GTGGCTGCGAGCCTACGAGAGTGCTGTCTCCTTCCACTTCAGCAACTATTTTGTGGGCTTTCTTTCCGAGGCCACAGCCACGTTGGCAGGGGCTGGCTTTACCGAGGAGAAGGATCACCTGGAATG GGACCTGACGGTGTCCAAGCCACTGAATGTGGAGCTGCCTCGGTCAATGGTGGAAGTTGTCACAAGCTGGAACCTGCCCATGTCTTATTGGCTAAATAACT ATGTTTTCAAGAATGCTCTCCGCCTGGGGACCTTCTCGGCTGTGCTGGTCACCTATGCAGCCAGCGCCCTCCTACAT GGCTTCAGTTTCCACCTGGCTGCGGTCCTGCTGTCCCTGGCTTTTATCACTTATGTGGAGCATG tCCTCCGGAAGCGCCTGGCTCGGATCCTCAGTGCCTGTGTCTTGTCAAAGCGGTGCCCGCCAGACTGTTCGCACCAGCATCGCTTG GGCCTGGGGGTGCGAGCCTTAAACTTGCTCTTTGGAGCTCTGGCTATCTTCCACCTGGCCTACCTGGGCTCCCTGTTTGATGTCGACGTGGACGACACCACAGAGGAGCAG
- the PORCN gene encoding protein-serine O-palmitoleoyltransferase porcupine isoform X7, whose translation MGLKCMPSHHHRTGLFTALERQRSIHLAIHPWGSAMATFSRQEFFQQLLQGCLLPTAQQGLDQIWLLLAICLACRLLWRLGLPSYLKHASTVAGGFFSLYHFFQLHMVWVVLLSLLCYLVLFLCRHSSHRGVFLSVTILIYLLMGEMHMVDTVTWHKMRGAQMIVAMKAVSLGFDLDRGEVGTVPSPVEFMGYLYFVGTIVFGPWISFHSYLQAVQGRPLSCRWLQKVARSLALALLCLVLSTCVGPYLFPYFIPLDGDRLLRNKKRKARWLRAYESAVSFHFSNYFVGFLSEATATLAGAGFTEEKDHLEWDLTVSKPLNVELPRSMVEVVTSWNLPMSYWLNNYVFKNALRLGTFSAVLVTYAASALLHGFSFHLAAVLLSLAFITYVEHVLRKRLARILSACVLSKRCPPDCSHQHRLGLGVRALNLLFGALAIFHLAYLGSLFDVDVDDTTEEQGYGMAYTVHKWSELSWASHWVTFGCWIFYRLIG comes from the exons ATGGGCCTGAAATGTATGCCATCCCATCACCATCGGACTGGACTGTTCACAGCACTGGAGAGACAGAG ATCTATCCATCTGGCCATCCATCCGTGGGGGTCCGCAATGGCCACCTTCAGCCGCCAGGAATTTTTCCAGCAGCTACTGCAAGGCTGTCTCCTGCCTACTGCCCAGCAGGGCCTTGACCAGATCTGGCTGCTCCTTGCCATCTGCCTCGCCTGCCGCCTCCTCTGGAGGCTCG GGTTGCCATCCTACCTGAAGCATGCAAGCACCGTGGCAGGCGGGTTCTTCAGCCTCTACCACTTCTTCCAGCTGCACATGGTTTGGGTCGTGCTGCTCAGCCTCCTGTGCTACCTCGTGCTGTTCCTCTGCCGACATTCCTCCCATCGAGGCGTCTTCCTCTCCGTCACCATCCTCATCTACCTACTTATGGG TGAGATGCACATGGTAGACACCGTGACATGGCACAAGATGCGAG GGGCACAGATGATTGTGGCCATGAAGGCAGTGTCTCTGGGCTTCGACCTGGACCGGGGCGAGGTGGGTACGGTGCCCTCGCCAGTGGAGTTCATGGGCTACCTCTACTTCGTGGGCACCATCGTCTTCGGGCCCTGGATATCCTTCCACAGCTACCTACAAGCTGTCCAAGGCCGCCCACTG AGCTGCCGATGGCTGCAGAAGGTGGCCCGGAGCCTGGCACTGGCCCTGCTGTGCCTTGTGCTGTCCACTTGCGTGGGCCCCTACCTCTTCCCGTACTTCATCCCCCTTGACGGTGACCGCCTCCTTCGCAA CAAGAAACGCAAAGCCAG GTGGCTGCGAGCCTACGAGAGTGCTGTCTCCTTCCACTTCAGCAACTATTTTGTGGGCTTTCTTTCCGAGGCCACAGCCACGTTGGCAGGGGCTGGCTTTACCGAGGAGAAGGATCACCTGGAATG GGACCTGACGGTGTCCAAGCCACTGAATGTGGAGCTGCCTCGGTCAATGGTGGAAGTTGTCACAAGCTGGAACCTGCCCATGTCTTATTGGCTAAATAACT ATGTTTTCAAGAATGCTCTCCGCCTGGGGACCTTCTCGGCTGTGCTGGTCACCTATGCAGCCAGCGCCCTCCTACAT GGCTTCAGTTTCCACCTGGCTGCGGTCCTGCTGTCCCTGGCTTTTATCACTTATGTGGAGCATG tCCTCCGGAAGCGCCTGGCTCGGATCCTCAGTGCCTGTGTCTTGTCAAAGCGGTGCCCGCCAGACTGTTCGCACCAGCATCGCTTG GGCCTGGGGGTGCGAGCCTTAAACTTGCTCTTTGGAGCTCTGGCTATCTTCCACCTGGCCTACCTGGGCTCCCTGTTTGATGTCGACGTGGACGACACCACAGAGGAGCAG
- the PORCN gene encoding protein-serine O-palmitoleoyltransferase porcupine isoform X10, whose protein sequence is MYAIPSPSDWTVHSTGETEVLHSLQVTGYLSIWPSIRGGPQWPPSAARNFSSSYCKAVSCLLPSRALTRSGCSLPSASPAASSGGSLHMVWVVLLSLLCYLVLFLCRHSSHRGVFLSVTILIYLLMGEMHMVDTVTWHKMRGAQMIVAMKAVSLGFDLDRGEVGTVPSPVEFMGYLYFVGTIVFGPWISFHSYLQAVQGRPLSCRWLQKVARSLALALLCLVLSTCVGPYLFPYFIPLDGDRLLRNKKRKARGTMVRWLRAYESAVSFHFSNYFVGFLSEATATLAGAGFTEEKDHLEWDLTVSKPLNVELPRSMVEVVTSWNLPMSYWLNNYVFKNALRLGTFSAVLVTYAASALLHGFSFHLAAVLLSLAFITYVEHVLRKRLARILSACVLSKRCPPDCSHQHRLGLGVRALNLLFGALAIFHLAYLGSLFDVDVDDTTEEQGYGMAYTVHKWSELSWASHWVTFGCWIFYRLIG, encoded by the exons ATGTATGCCATCCCATCACCATCGGACTGGACTGTTCACAGCACTGGAGAGACAGAGGTCCTTCATTCACTCCAGGTCACAGGCT ATCTATCCATCTGGCCATCCATCCGTGGGGGTCCGCAATGGCCACCTTCAGCCGCCAGGAATTTTTCCAGCAGCTACTGCAAGGCTGTCTCCTGCCTACTGCCCAGCAGGGCCTTGACCAGATCTGGCTGCTCCTTGCCATCTGCCTCGCCTGCCGCCTCCTCTGGAGGCTCG CTGCACATGGTTTGGGTCGTGCTGCTCAGCCTCCTGTGCTACCTCGTGCTGTTCCTCTGCCGACATTCCTCCCATCGAGGCGTCTTCCTCTCCGTCACCATCCTCATCTACCTACTTATGGG TGAGATGCACATGGTAGACACCGTGACATGGCACAAGATGCGAG GGGCACAGATGATTGTGGCCATGAAGGCAGTGTCTCTGGGCTTCGACCTGGACCGGGGCGAGGTGGGTACGGTGCCCTCGCCAGTGGAGTTCATGGGCTACCTCTACTTCGTGGGCACCATCGTCTTCGGGCCCTGGATATCCTTCCACAGCTACCTACAAGCTGTCCAAGGCCGCCCACTG AGCTGCCGATGGCTGCAGAAGGTGGCCCGGAGCCTGGCACTGGCCCTGCTGTGCCTTGTGCTGTCCACTTGCGTGGGCCCCTACCTCTTCCCGTACTTCATCCCCCTTGACGGTGACCGCCTCCTTCGCAA CAAGAAACGCAAAGCCAG GGGCACCATGGTAAG GTGGCTGCGAGCCTACGAGAGTGCTGTCTCCTTCCACTTCAGCAACTATTTTGTGGGCTTTCTTTCCGAGGCCACAGCCACGTTGGCAGGGGCTGGCTTTACCGAGGAGAAGGATCACCTGGAATG GGACCTGACGGTGTCCAAGCCACTGAATGTGGAGCTGCCTCGGTCAATGGTGGAAGTTGTCACAAGCTGGAACCTGCCCATGTCTTATTGGCTAAATAACT ATGTTTTCAAGAATGCTCTCCGCCTGGGGACCTTCTCGGCTGTGCTGGTCACCTATGCAGCCAGCGCCCTCCTACAT GGCTTCAGTTTCCACCTGGCTGCGGTCCTGCTGTCCCTGGCTTTTATCACTTATGTGGAGCATG tCCTCCGGAAGCGCCTGGCTCGGATCCTCAGTGCCTGTGTCTTGTCAAAGCGGTGCCCGCCAGACTGTTCGCACCAGCATCGCTTG GGCCTGGGGGTGCGAGCCTTAAACTTGCTCTTTGGAGCTCTGGCTATCTTCCACCTGGCCTACCTGGGCTCCCTGTTTGATGTCGACGTGGACGACACCACAGAGGAGCAG